From Cotesia glomerata isolate CgM1 linkage group LG2, MPM_Cglom_v2.3, whole genome shotgun sequence, a single genomic window includes:
- the LOC123259471 gene encoding ribosomal protein S6 kinase 2 beta, with translation MPLANLTVPWNQQHVSEQQTPDVDPTDHHPDNHPLSISAMAQSNIDTDNNHSLSSIKSAACTVNSNVNGCVVDSHEIEVCELVRDGHEKADPSHFDLLKVLGQGSFGKVFLVRKVVGKDKGTLYAMKVLKKATLKVRDRVRTKTERNILVDVEHPFIVRLHYAFQTEGKLYLILDFLRGGDLFSRLSKEVMFTEEDVKFYLAELALALDHIHKLGIIYRDLKPENILLDADGHMSLTDFGLSKQPLDDTKTSYSFCGTIEYMAPEVVNRQGHSFAADWWSFGVLMFEMLTGALPFQGVNRKETMTQILKAKLGMPYNISQDAQALLRVLFKRNPANRIGSNGVEEIKSHPFFSSIDWEALYRKEVVPPFKPAVSREDDAFCFDSEFTCKTPRDSPGLPPSANAHELFRGFSFVAPGLLEENPKSPEIMSCENIGNAFPTYVSRTPIRDEYEIKEEIGNGSYSTVYRAVHKITKIEYAVKVIEKIKRDPTEEIEILLRYGRHPHIVSLRAVHEDERRVYLVLELLRGGELLNRLIQRRNFSEREAAEVIYTITSVVNYLHENGVVHRDLKPSNILYAKPGGDPSTLCICDLGFAKQLRAENGLLMTPCYTANFVAPEVLKRQGYDAACDIWSLGVLLYIMLAGCTPFPNSPGDTASDILNRIGLGFVNVDNGIWTHISTEAKDLVLRMLHIDPHRRPTAAAILKYSWIANRHRLPQKYLPETVTDPLSLKTAVAETYKAMSNNPRSPHIGPVVMSELARRRTQAKPGGATKL, from the exons ATGCCATTAGCAAACTTAACAGTACCTTGGAATCAACAGCATGTTTCCGAGCAG CAAACACCTGATGTAGATCCAACAGACCATCACCCAGACAATCACCCACTATCGATATCAGCTATGGCACAATCCAACATTGATACGGATAATAATCATTCATTATCGTCAATTAAAAGTGCTGCTTGTACTGTCAACTCAAATGTTAATGGGTGTGTTGTTGATTCGCATGAGATTGAAGTCTGCGAGCTGGTAAGAGATGGCCATGAAAAAGCGGATCCAAGTCACTTCGATCTTCTTAAAGTTCTCGGTCAGGGCTCTTTCggaaaagtttttttagtCAGGAAAGTTGTCGGGAAAGATAAAGGAACTTTGTATGCTatgaaagttttgaaaaaagcAACACTTAAAG tacGAGATAGGGTCAGAACTAAAACAGAAAGAAATATTCTAGTAGATGTTGAACATCCATTTATTGTACGTTTACACTATGCCTTTCAAACGGAaggtaaattatatttaattctcGATTTTTTGAGAGGTGGTGATCTTTTTTCACGTCTGTCCAAAGAG gtaaTGTTTACTGAAGAAGatgtcaaattttatttagctgAATTAGCACTAGCATTAGATCATATCCATAAACTTGGGATTATTTATAGAGACTTAAAACCTGAaaa TATTCTATTAGACGCCGATGGACACATGTCTTTAACTGATTTCGGATTAAGCAAGCAGCCATTAGATGACACTAAAACTTCATACTCATTTTGTGGAACTATTGAGTACATGGCACCAGAAGTTGTTAATCGTCAAGGACATTCATTTGCTGCTGACTGGTGGAGCTTTGGTGTCTTAATG tTTGAAATGCTAACGGGAGCACTGCCATTCCAAGGAGTAAATCGAAAAGAAACAATGACTCAAATTCTAAAAGCTAAGCTTGGAATGCCCTACAATATATCTCAAGACGCCCAAGCACTTTTGCGTGTCCTCTTCAAAAGAAATCCAGCAAACCGGATTGGGAGca ACGGGGTCGAAGAAATAAAAAGCCACCCATTTTTTTCGTCGATAGACTGGGAGGCTTTGTACCGAAAAGAAGTAGTGCCGCCTTTCAAGCCAGCAGTGAGTCGCGAAGACGATGCATTTTGCTTCGACAGCGAATTTACCTGCAAGACACCTAGAGACTCTCCAGGTCTTCCACCGAGTGCAAACGCCCATGAGTTATTCCGCGGGTTCAGTTTTGTAGCTCCGGGTCTGCTGGAGGAGAACCCCAAGAGCCCGGAGATAATGAGCTGCGAGAACATCGGGAACGCGTTTCCCACCTACGTGAGTCGCACTCCAATTCGCGACGAGTATGagataaaagaagaaatcgGAAACGGAAGTTACAGCACTGTTTACCGCGCCGTTCacaaaattactaaaatagaGTACGCTGTTAAAGTAATCGAGAAAATTAAGCGAGACCCGACTgaagaaatagaaattttactcCGTTACGGCCGTCATCCGCACATTGTCTCTCTGCGAGCTGTTCACGAGGACGAACGCCGGGTCTATCTGGTCCTGGAACTCCTAAGAGGCGGAGAGCTGCTGAATCGATTGATACAACGACGCAATTTTTCAGAGCGCGAAGCTGCTGAGGTTATTTATACTATCACCAgtgttgttaattatttacacgAGAACGGTGTGGTTCATCGGGATTTAAAGCCGTCAAATATTCTGTATGCCAAGCCAGGCGGAGATCCAAGCACGCTGTGTATTTGTGACTTAGGATTTGCCAAGCAACTCAGGGCTGAGAATGGTTTATTGATGACACCCTGTTACACGGCTAATTTTGTTGCGCCTGAAGTCCTTAAACGCCAGGGTTATGATGCTGCTTGTGATATATGGTCACTCGGGGTCTTGTTATACATTATGCTGGCCGG atGCACTCCATTTCCAAATAGTCCAGGAGATACCGCAAGTGACATATTAAATCGCATTGGCCTCGGTTTCGTGAATGTCGACAACGGTATCTGGACTCATATATCCACCGAAGCTAAAGACCTTGTTCTCAGAATGCTACATATCGATCCACACAGGAGACCAACAGCTGCGGCTATATTAAAATACTCGTGGATCGCAAATCGTCATCGTCTTCCGCAAAAATACTTGCCTGAAACTGTTACCGATCCTTTGAGTCTCAAG actgcAGTAGCAGAGACTTACAAAGCAATGTCAAATAATCCAAGATCGCCACACATTGGGCCAGTTGTAATGTCCGAATTAGCCCGACGTCGAACTCAGGCCAAACCAGGAGGTGCTACAAAACTTtaa
- the LOC123259469 gene encoding DNA-directed RNA polymerase, mitochondrial isoform X1 gives MYRLLKIPQVHLMSVGSSSQIYYNSAINLCSYCRLEHSIHSTKKGILQIRLQSTINTVLVPSIPAKVKRKPKKYAELLEVTENNVNNRKAAIRKMNASHLSLLVDKNGNKQSKRYDKNAILFSTTSPMDINHDHRIQLSDVDNSHDELGIMEDLQSSGISDSASLIKNISTLNAIPEEHLKNEFEDEENEEGILQNSKTNKRKSSKALQKELKLKKELGKWQVAKHQNELESTVRALKAYLNVCLNCNMMGRAYHTVMHYRNRSPKNHKKVREISIYNILLQAYASRGQYPKVHDLMEVIRKDQLVPNAQTYAAVYECFGNINVNPNKMQFLNKIYEKMKKSNITFDQVLNESRTKVNQYKNVLRGISLIDPNFVPKIETENESYSCQLVKKIRPETATHNSPAEGLMKLPDLMDRFARQIKSEMDGHVVIESIAKIDTSHSTVSSYRKEIEKLEENWRNDISSAFDRDLKALKKKEYHPVPNEMVLYPYLCVLNKEEYVNAIMHEIRKLANGSESFSPSFSLLRKRLGKFINDKYDILIKKQSKYPEILGNVYSKYGQWYLSCTNGQNSRENWHQISQEVSPNFSLELELSQWPTNLSRQIGKFLYKIILNDVKIDTNSTRLDREPQDLRPAFYIVWRHNNRKHLVKEVKPHPTLAKIYRGSNPETLSFETSLLPSECPPRPWSSIRSGGYLLLKSDVIRVPLFAIEQIKRLEVTPPRQLWPALDSLNQLGSVPWNINKPVLDLAIKIFRDGGSVKLNVPQPPSVLGSGPLLSQDSTPNERINSRRAQMELNRKKSEMYSLWCDAHYRLSLANHFRDKIFWLPHNMDFRGRVYPVPPHLSHLGSDLARSIMIFALGKPLGPRGLDWLKIHTINLTGFKKRESIAERLRYANEILDKIIDSAEKPLDGEMWWATSDEPWQTLASCMEIAAALKTPHPEEYVCRFPIHQDGSCNGLQHYAALGRDQIGAESVNLFPSDKPQDVYSNVAAMVDKLRTADAENGLEIAQILEGFVKRKIIKQTVMTTVYGVTKFGARLQIARQLKDLDDYPQDKVWPGSLYLAQKTFESLRTMFESARQIQDWFTDCAQVITTINGKNMEWVTPLGLPVIQPYSKVLPCRNKFMDNATDLLLKPNTSKQKNAFAPNFIHSLDSCHMMLTSLNCEHTGISFVSVHDCYWTHPCSVEIMNRICREQFVALHSEPILQDLSKYFIDKFTCDEKKIDADNLEEILSKEKLHRTLSNVPKRGTFNLKKVLDSTYFFC, from the exons ATGTACCGATTGTTAAAAATACCCCAAGTTCATTTAATGAGTGTGGGCAGTTCAtcacaaatttattataactCCGCAATTAATTTGTGTTCGTACTGCAGGCTAGAACACTCTATTCACTCAACAA aaaaaggAATTTTACAAATACGACTTCAGTCGACGATAAATACTGTATTAGTACCATCAATACCAGCCAAAGTTAAACGTAAGCCGAAAAAATATGCAGAATTATTAGAAG ttaCAGAAAACAATGTAAATAATCGAAAAGCGGCAATTCGTAAAATGAATGCATCACACTTATCATTATTAGTTGATAAAAATGGAAACAAACAATCAAAGCGATATgataaaaatgcaattttattctcGACTACATCTCCGATGGATATAAATCATGATCATCGAATTCAA CTTAGCGATGTAGATAATAGCCACGACGAACTAGGAATAATGGAAGATTTACAATCATCTGGAATTTCAGACTCGGCttcgttaattaaaaatatttctacttTAAACGCAATACCGGAAGAGcacctaaaaaatgaatttgaagATGAAGAAAATGAAGAAGGGATACTTCAAAATTCgaa aaCTAACAAGCGTAAGTCAAGTAAAGCTCttcaaaaagaattaaaattgaagaaaGAGTTGGGCAAGTGGCAAGTCGCTAAGCATCAAAATGAGCTGGAAAGTACAGTAAGGGCATTGAAGGCATACTTGAATGTCTGTCTCAATTGTAATATGATGGGTCGTGCATATCATACAGTAATGCACTATAGAAATAGATCTCCTAAGAATCACAAAAAAGTACgcgaaatttcaatttataatattttgctGCAAGCCTATGCGTCTCGAGGTCAGTATCCGAAAGTTCATGACTTGATGGAAGTTATAAGAAAAGACCAATTGGTACCTAATGCACAAACCTATGCCGCAGTCTATGAGTGCTTTGgaaatattaatgttaatcCAAATAAAATGC aatttttaaataaaatatatgaaaaaatgaagaagaGTAATATAACATTTGACCAAGTATTAAACGAATCAAGAACGAAAGTTAATCAGTATAAAAATGTGCTCAGAGGAATTTCATTAATAGATCCAAATTTCGTACCAAAAATAGAAACTGAAAATGAATCTTATAGTTGTCAattggtgaaaaaaattagaccaGAAACTGCTACTCATAATAGCCCTGCGGAAGGTTTGATGAAGTTACCTGACTTGATGGACAGATTTGCTAGGCAAATCAAGTCTGAAATGGATGGTCATGTTGTAATTGAAAGTATTGCAAAGATTGACACTTCTCATTCAACGGTATCATCTTAT AGAAAAGAAATCGAAAAGCTTGAAGAAAATTGGAGAAACGACATATCTTCGGCCTTTGATCGTGATTTAAaggctttaaaaaaaaaagaatatcaCCCGGTTCCAAATGAAATGGTTCTGTACCCATATTTATGTGTACTGAACAAGGAAGAATATGTAAATGCGATCATGCACGAGATTCGTAAGCTAGCAAATGGGTCAGAATCTTTTAGCCCGTCTTTTAGTTTACTCCGTAAGCGACTAGGCAAATTCATCAACGATAAATATGAc attttaataaaaaaacaatctaaATATCCCGAAATATTGGGTAATGTATATTCAAAGTACGGTCAGTGGTACTTAAGCTGTACAAATGGACAAAACAGTCGTGAAAATTGGCACCAAATATCTCAAGAAGTGTCCCCGAATTTCAGTCTTGAGTTGGAATTATCTCAATGGCCGACAAATTTAAGCCGTCAGatcggaaaatttttatacaaaataattcttaacGACGTTAAAATAGACACTAACAGCACAAGGTTAGATCGCGAGCCCCAAGATTTACGTCCTGCATTTTACATAGTATGGCGACACAACAACCGCAAGCATTTAGTAAAGGAAGTAAAACCTCACCCTACATTAGCTAAAATTTATCGAGGGTCAAATCCAGAGACTCTGAGTTTCGAGACAAGTTTATTACCATCAGAATGCCCGCCTCGTCCGTGGTCATCAATCCGCAGTGGTGGATACCTGCTGCTGAAGTCGGACGTGATTAGAGTTCCTCTGTTCGCTATTGAGCAGATAAAGCGCTTGGAAGTAACGCCGCCGAGACAGCTGTGGCCTGCTCTGGACTCTTTGAACCAACTGGGGTCAGTTCCTTGGAACATCAACAAGCCGGTGCTCGACCTGGCGATCAAAATCTTCCGGGACGGAGGTTCTGTTAAATTAAACGTGCCTCAACCACCGTCGGTCCTCGGTTCGGGGCCTTTATTGAGCCAAGACTCGACTCCGAATGAAAGAATCAACTCCAGGAGAGCTCAGATGGAACTCAATCGCAAAAAAAGCGAGATGTACTCTTTGTGGTGCGACGCGCACTATCGTTTGTCGTTAGCTAATCATTTTAGAGATAAAATATTCTGGTtgcctcataatatggactttCGAGGCCGAGTTTATCCAGTACCGCCACATCTAAGTCACCTGGGCTCTGATTTAGCTCGCTCGATCATGATCTTCGCGCTAGGAAAGCCTCTGGGTCCGCGAGGCCTAGATTGGCTGAAAATTCACACCATCAATTTAACAG GGTTTAAAAAAAGAGAATCTATTGCGGAGAGGCTGAGATACGCCAATGAAATTTTGGACAAAATAATTGACAGCGCTGAAAAGCCACTTGATGGTGAAATGTGGTGGGCGACCAGTGATGAGCCGTGGCAAACTCTGGCTTCTTGCATGGAAATAGCTGCTGCTTTGAAGACGCCTCATCCTGAAGAGTATGTTTGTAGATTTCCCATTCATCAGGATGGAAGTTGTAATGGGCTTCAGCACTATGCAGCTTTGGGGAGAGATCAAATTGGAGCTGAAAGTGTCAACTTGTTCCCGAGTGATAAACCTCAAGATGTTTATAGTAATGTTGCGGCTATGGTTGATAAACTTAGGACTGCTGATGCGGAGAATGGGTTGGAGATAGCTCAGATTTTGGAGGGGTTTGTTAAGAGGAAGATTATTAAGCAAACTGTTATGACCACAGTGTATGGGGTTACTAAATTTGGCGCTCGGTTGCAGATTGCTCGGCAGCTAAAAG acCTCGATGATTATCCACAAGATAAAGTTTGGCCAGGTAGTTTGTACTTGGCACAAAAAACCTTTGAAAGTTTAAGAACAATGTTCGAAAGTGCAAGACAAATTCAAGATTGGTTCACTGATTGTGCTCAAGTAATAACGACGATTAATGGAAAAAACATGGAGTGGGTTACTCCTTTAGGTTTGCCTGTGATTCAACCCTACAGCAAAGTACTTCCTTGTAGGAATAAATTCATGGATAATGCGACTGATTTACTTCT GAAACCAAATAcgtcaaaacaaaaaaacgcATTCGCTCCAAATTTTATCCATTCATTGGATTCATGTCATATGATGTTAACAAGTTTAAATTGCGAACACACAGGAATATCTTTTGTATCAGTTCATGATTGCTATTGGACTCATCCTTGCAGCGTCGAAATCATGAATagg ATTTGTCGCGAACAATTTGTAGCTCTACATTCAGAACCAATTCTTCAGGACTTgtcaaaatatttcattgataaATTTACTTGTGATGAAAA GAAAATAGACGCGGATAATCTAGAAgaaattttatcgaaagaaaaattacatcGTACATTATCTAATGTTCCGAAAAGAGGAACATTTAAccttaaaaaagttttagatTCAACTTATTTCTTCTGCTGA
- the LOC123259469 gene encoding DNA-directed RNA polymerase, mitochondrial isoform X2 produces the protein MNASHLSLLVDKNGNKQSKRYDKNAILFSTTSPMDINHDHRIQLSDVDNSHDELGIMEDLQSSGISDSASLIKNISTLNAIPEEHLKNEFEDEENEEGILQNSKTNKRKSSKALQKELKLKKELGKWQVAKHQNELESTVRALKAYLNVCLNCNMMGRAYHTVMHYRNRSPKNHKKVREISIYNILLQAYASRGQYPKVHDLMEVIRKDQLVPNAQTYAAVYECFGNINVNPNKMQFLNKIYEKMKKSNITFDQVLNESRTKVNQYKNVLRGISLIDPNFVPKIETENESYSCQLVKKIRPETATHNSPAEGLMKLPDLMDRFARQIKSEMDGHVVIESIAKIDTSHSTVSSYRKEIEKLEENWRNDISSAFDRDLKALKKKEYHPVPNEMVLYPYLCVLNKEEYVNAIMHEIRKLANGSESFSPSFSLLRKRLGKFINDKYDILIKKQSKYPEILGNVYSKYGQWYLSCTNGQNSRENWHQISQEVSPNFSLELELSQWPTNLSRQIGKFLYKIILNDVKIDTNSTRLDREPQDLRPAFYIVWRHNNRKHLVKEVKPHPTLAKIYRGSNPETLSFETSLLPSECPPRPWSSIRSGGYLLLKSDVIRVPLFAIEQIKRLEVTPPRQLWPALDSLNQLGSVPWNINKPVLDLAIKIFRDGGSVKLNVPQPPSVLGSGPLLSQDSTPNERINSRRAQMELNRKKSEMYSLWCDAHYRLSLANHFRDKIFWLPHNMDFRGRVYPVPPHLSHLGSDLARSIMIFALGKPLGPRGLDWLKIHTINLTGFKKRESIAERLRYANEILDKIIDSAEKPLDGEMWWATSDEPWQTLASCMEIAAALKTPHPEEYVCRFPIHQDGSCNGLQHYAALGRDQIGAESVNLFPSDKPQDVYSNVAAMVDKLRTADAENGLEIAQILEGFVKRKIIKQTVMTTVYGVTKFGARLQIARQLKDLDDYPQDKVWPGSLYLAQKTFESLRTMFESARQIQDWFTDCAQVITTINGKNMEWVTPLGLPVIQPYSKVLPCRNKFMDNATDLLLKPNTSKQKNAFAPNFIHSLDSCHMMLTSLNCEHTGISFVSVHDCYWTHPCSVEIMNRICREQFVALHSEPILQDLSKYFIDKFTCDEKKIDADNLEEILSKEKLHRTLSNVPKRGTFNLKKVLDSTYFFC, from the exons ATGAATGCATCACACTTATCATTATTAGTTGATAAAAATGGAAACAAACAATCAAAGCGATATgataaaaatgcaattttattctcGACTACATCTCCGATGGATATAAATCATGATCATCGAATTCAA CTTAGCGATGTAGATAATAGCCACGACGAACTAGGAATAATGGAAGATTTACAATCATCTGGAATTTCAGACTCGGCttcgttaattaaaaatatttctacttTAAACGCAATACCGGAAGAGcacctaaaaaatgaatttgaagATGAAGAAAATGAAGAAGGGATACTTCAAAATTCgaa aaCTAACAAGCGTAAGTCAAGTAAAGCTCttcaaaaagaattaaaattgaagaaaGAGTTGGGCAAGTGGCAAGTCGCTAAGCATCAAAATGAGCTGGAAAGTACAGTAAGGGCATTGAAGGCATACTTGAATGTCTGTCTCAATTGTAATATGATGGGTCGTGCATATCATACAGTAATGCACTATAGAAATAGATCTCCTAAGAATCACAAAAAAGTACgcgaaatttcaatttataatattttgctGCAAGCCTATGCGTCTCGAGGTCAGTATCCGAAAGTTCATGACTTGATGGAAGTTATAAGAAAAGACCAATTGGTACCTAATGCACAAACCTATGCCGCAGTCTATGAGTGCTTTGgaaatattaatgttaatcCAAATAAAATGC aatttttaaataaaatatatgaaaaaatgaagaagaGTAATATAACATTTGACCAAGTATTAAACGAATCAAGAACGAAAGTTAATCAGTATAAAAATGTGCTCAGAGGAATTTCATTAATAGATCCAAATTTCGTACCAAAAATAGAAACTGAAAATGAATCTTATAGTTGTCAattggtgaaaaaaattagaccaGAAACTGCTACTCATAATAGCCCTGCGGAAGGTTTGATGAAGTTACCTGACTTGATGGACAGATTTGCTAGGCAAATCAAGTCTGAAATGGATGGTCATGTTGTAATTGAAAGTATTGCAAAGATTGACACTTCTCATTCAACGGTATCATCTTAT AGAAAAGAAATCGAAAAGCTTGAAGAAAATTGGAGAAACGACATATCTTCGGCCTTTGATCGTGATTTAAaggctttaaaaaaaaaagaatatcaCCCGGTTCCAAATGAAATGGTTCTGTACCCATATTTATGTGTACTGAACAAGGAAGAATATGTAAATGCGATCATGCACGAGATTCGTAAGCTAGCAAATGGGTCAGAATCTTTTAGCCCGTCTTTTAGTTTACTCCGTAAGCGACTAGGCAAATTCATCAACGATAAATATGAc attttaataaaaaaacaatctaaATATCCCGAAATATTGGGTAATGTATATTCAAAGTACGGTCAGTGGTACTTAAGCTGTACAAATGGACAAAACAGTCGTGAAAATTGGCACCAAATATCTCAAGAAGTGTCCCCGAATTTCAGTCTTGAGTTGGAATTATCTCAATGGCCGACAAATTTAAGCCGTCAGatcggaaaatttttatacaaaataattcttaacGACGTTAAAATAGACACTAACAGCACAAGGTTAGATCGCGAGCCCCAAGATTTACGTCCTGCATTTTACATAGTATGGCGACACAACAACCGCAAGCATTTAGTAAAGGAAGTAAAACCTCACCCTACATTAGCTAAAATTTATCGAGGGTCAAATCCAGAGACTCTGAGTTTCGAGACAAGTTTATTACCATCAGAATGCCCGCCTCGTCCGTGGTCATCAATCCGCAGTGGTGGATACCTGCTGCTGAAGTCGGACGTGATTAGAGTTCCTCTGTTCGCTATTGAGCAGATAAAGCGCTTGGAAGTAACGCCGCCGAGACAGCTGTGGCCTGCTCTGGACTCTTTGAACCAACTGGGGTCAGTTCCTTGGAACATCAACAAGCCGGTGCTCGACCTGGCGATCAAAATCTTCCGGGACGGAGGTTCTGTTAAATTAAACGTGCCTCAACCACCGTCGGTCCTCGGTTCGGGGCCTTTATTGAGCCAAGACTCGACTCCGAATGAAAGAATCAACTCCAGGAGAGCTCAGATGGAACTCAATCGCAAAAAAAGCGAGATGTACTCTTTGTGGTGCGACGCGCACTATCGTTTGTCGTTAGCTAATCATTTTAGAGATAAAATATTCTGGTtgcctcataatatggactttCGAGGCCGAGTTTATCCAGTACCGCCACATCTAAGTCACCTGGGCTCTGATTTAGCTCGCTCGATCATGATCTTCGCGCTAGGAAAGCCTCTGGGTCCGCGAGGCCTAGATTGGCTGAAAATTCACACCATCAATTTAACAG GGTTTAAAAAAAGAGAATCTATTGCGGAGAGGCTGAGATACGCCAATGAAATTTTGGACAAAATAATTGACAGCGCTGAAAAGCCACTTGATGGTGAAATGTGGTGGGCGACCAGTGATGAGCCGTGGCAAACTCTGGCTTCTTGCATGGAAATAGCTGCTGCTTTGAAGACGCCTCATCCTGAAGAGTATGTTTGTAGATTTCCCATTCATCAGGATGGAAGTTGTAATGGGCTTCAGCACTATGCAGCTTTGGGGAGAGATCAAATTGGAGCTGAAAGTGTCAACTTGTTCCCGAGTGATAAACCTCAAGATGTTTATAGTAATGTTGCGGCTATGGTTGATAAACTTAGGACTGCTGATGCGGAGAATGGGTTGGAGATAGCTCAGATTTTGGAGGGGTTTGTTAAGAGGAAGATTATTAAGCAAACTGTTATGACCACAGTGTATGGGGTTACTAAATTTGGCGCTCGGTTGCAGATTGCTCGGCAGCTAAAAG acCTCGATGATTATCCACAAGATAAAGTTTGGCCAGGTAGTTTGTACTTGGCACAAAAAACCTTTGAAAGTTTAAGAACAATGTTCGAAAGTGCAAGACAAATTCAAGATTGGTTCACTGATTGTGCTCAAGTAATAACGACGATTAATGGAAAAAACATGGAGTGGGTTACTCCTTTAGGTTTGCCTGTGATTCAACCCTACAGCAAAGTACTTCCTTGTAGGAATAAATTCATGGATAATGCGACTGATTTACTTCT GAAACCAAATAcgtcaaaacaaaaaaacgcATTCGCTCCAAATTTTATCCATTCATTGGATTCATGTCATATGATGTTAACAAGTTTAAATTGCGAACACACAGGAATATCTTTTGTATCAGTTCATGATTGCTATTGGACTCATCCTTGCAGCGTCGAAATCATGAATagg ATTTGTCGCGAACAATTTGTAGCTCTACATTCAGAACCAATTCTTCAGGACTTgtcaaaatatttcattgataaATTTACTTGTGATGAAAA GAAAATAGACGCGGATAATCTAGAAgaaattttatcgaaagaaaaattacatcGTACATTATCTAATGTTCCGAAAAGAGGAACATTTAAccttaaaaaagttttagatTCAACTTATTTCTTCTGCTGA